A single window of Mycolicibacterium madagascariense DNA harbors:
- a CDS encoding F0F1 ATP synthase subunit B/delta produces the protein MSTFIGQLIGFAVIVFVVWRYVVPPVKSLMQKQQDAVRAALAESEEAARKLADADAMHAKAVKDAEAEAAKVTDEARQDSERIASQLEEQAGVEAERVKAQGAQHVQLMRQQLIRQLRLGLGEESVQKADELVRSHVSDPEAQSATVDRFLDELEEMAPTSAAIETGAYVRLRAASRAARVALTHEFDEVASDLDADGLTKLSEELAQVVTLLVNEPTLTRHLTEHNDDAEAKKSLVDRLFTGKLDEKTVKLLQTAASQRWSAEADLIDGIEHLARLALLKRAELEDQVDDVEEQLFRFGRILDGQPRLTALLSDYTTPLEGRTALLDKVIDGSGIDGIAAALLSQTIGHLRGERADEAVIDLAELAVARRGELVAHVTAAADLSDEQRNRLVELLSRIYGHPVSIQLNVDPEVLGGLSITVGDEVIDGSIATRLAAAQTQLPD, from the coding sequence GGCCGCGCTCGCCGAGAGCGAGGAGGCGGCCCGCAAGCTCGCCGACGCCGACGCCATGCACGCCAAGGCCGTGAAGGACGCCGAGGCCGAGGCCGCCAAGGTTACCGACGAGGCCCGACAGGACTCCGAGCGCATCGCCAGCCAGCTGGAGGAGCAGGCGGGCGTGGAGGCCGAGCGGGTCAAGGCCCAAGGCGCACAACACGTTCAGCTCATGCGTCAGCAGCTGATCCGTCAGCTGCGGCTCGGTCTCGGCGAGGAGTCGGTGCAGAAGGCCGACGAGCTGGTCCGGTCCCACGTCTCCGATCCCGAGGCGCAGTCGGCCACGGTCGACCGCTTCCTCGACGAGCTCGAGGAGATGGCGCCCACGTCAGCCGCCATCGAGACGGGTGCCTACGTCCGGTTGCGGGCCGCCAGCCGCGCGGCGCGTGTCGCGCTGACGCACGAATTCGACGAGGTGGCAAGCGATCTCGACGCCGACGGGCTCACCAAGCTCTCCGAGGAGCTCGCCCAGGTCGTCACGCTGCTGGTCAACGAGCCGACGCTGACGCGGCACCTCACCGAGCACAACGACGACGCGGAGGCCAAGAAGTCCCTCGTCGACCGGTTGTTCACGGGCAAGCTCGACGAGAAGACCGTGAAGCTGCTGCAGACGGCGGCGTCCCAGCGGTGGTCCGCCGAGGCCGATCTCATCGACGGCATCGAGCATCTGGCCCGGCTGGCGCTGCTGAAGCGCGCCGAGCTCGAGGATCAGGTCGACGACGTCGAGGAGCAGCTGTTCCGCTTCGGTCGCATCCTGGACGGGCAGCCCCGGCTGACCGCGTTGCTGAGCGACTACACCACGCCGCTGGAGGGCCGTACCGCGCTGTTGGACAAGGTGATCGACGGCTCGGGGATCGACGGCATCGCCGCGGCACTGCTGTCGCAGACGATCGGTCACCTGCGCGGCGAGCGTGCCGACGAGGCCGTGATCGATCTCGCCGAACTCGCCGTGGCGCGCCGTGGCGAGCTCGTCGCCCACGTGACCGCCGCAGCCGACCTGTCCGACGAGCAGCGCAACCGGCTCGTCGAACTGTTGTCGAGGATCTACGGACACCCGGTGTCGATCCAGCTCAACGTCGACCCCGAAGTCCTTGGCGGGCTCTCGATCACCGTCGGCGACGAGGTGATCGACGGTTCCATCGCCACCCGACTGGCCGCCGCACAGACGCAGCTGCCGGACTAG
- the atpA gene encoding F0F1 ATP synthase subunit alpha, with the protein MAELTISAADIEGAVEEYVSSFSADTQREEIGTVIDAGDGIAHVEGLPSVMTQELLEFPGGVLGVALNLDEHSIGAVILGDFEKIEQGQQVKRTNEVLSVPVGDAFLGRVVNPLGQPIDGQGDIETDTRRALELQAPSVVQRQGVEEPLQTGIKAIDAMTPIGRGQRQLIIGDRKTGKTAVCVDTILNQREAWATGDPKQQVRCVYVAIGQKGTTIASVKRALEDGGAMEYTTIVASPASDPAGFKWLAPYTGSAIGQHWMYDGKHVLIVFDDLTKQAEAYRAISLLLRRPPGREAYPGDVFYLHSRLLERCGKLNDELGAGSMTGLPVIETKANDISAYIPTNVISITDGQCFLETDLFNQGVRPAINVGVSVSRVGGAAQIKAMKEVAGSLRLDLSQYRELESFAAFASDLDPTSKAQLERGARLVELLKQPQYSPLSVEEQVVAIFLGTKGHLDSVPVEDVRRFQTEFLEHVKASHDDVYQGIRESKKLPEDAENKLTDIVNEFKKGFAASDGSSVAVDTGADAEALDPDDLEKESVKVRKPAPKKN; encoded by the coding sequence ATGGCAGAGTTGACAATCTCCGCTGCTGACATCGAAGGTGCCGTCGAGGAGTACGTATCCTCGTTTTCCGCCGATACCCAGCGAGAAGAAATCGGCACCGTCATCGACGCGGGTGACGGCATCGCACACGTCGAGGGCCTGCCCTCGGTCATGACGCAGGAGCTCCTCGAGTTCCCCGGCGGCGTGCTCGGTGTCGCACTGAACCTCGACGAGCACAGCATCGGCGCGGTCATCCTCGGTGACTTCGAGAAGATCGAGCAGGGCCAGCAGGTCAAGCGCACCAACGAGGTGCTCTCGGTACCCGTCGGCGACGCGTTCCTCGGCCGCGTGGTGAACCCGCTGGGGCAGCCCATCGACGGCCAGGGCGACATCGAGACCGACACCCGCCGCGCGCTCGAGCTGCAGGCGCCGTCGGTCGTCCAGCGCCAGGGCGTCGAGGAGCCGCTGCAGACCGGCATCAAGGCCATCGACGCCATGACGCCCATCGGCCGCGGGCAGCGCCAGCTGATCATCGGCGACCGCAAGACCGGCAAGACGGCCGTCTGCGTCGACACGATCCTCAACCAGCGCGAGGCATGGGCGACCGGCGATCCCAAGCAGCAGGTCCGCTGCGTGTACGTCGCGATCGGCCAGAAGGGCACCACGATCGCCAGCGTCAAGCGCGCCCTCGAAGACGGCGGCGCGATGGAGTACACGACCATCGTCGCGTCGCCCGCGTCGGATCCGGCCGGCTTCAAATGGCTTGCGCCGTACACGGGTTCGGCCATCGGACAGCACTGGATGTACGACGGCAAGCACGTCCTCATCGTGTTCGACGACCTGACCAAGCAGGCCGAGGCCTACCGCGCGATCTCGCTTCTGCTGCGTCGCCCGCCGGGTCGCGAGGCCTACCCCGGCGACGTCTTCTACCTGCACTCGCGCCTGCTGGAGCGCTGCGGCAAGCTGAACGACGAACTGGGCGCCGGATCGATGACGGGTCTGCCGGTCATCGAGACCAAGGCCAACGACATCTCGGCCTACATCCCGACCAACGTCATCTCGATCACCGACGGTCAGTGCTTCCTCGAGACCGACCTGTTCAATCAGGGTGTCCGGCCAGCGATCAACGTCGGCGTGTCGGTCTCCCGCGTCGGTGGCGCCGCGCAGATCAAGGCGATGAAGGAAGTGGCGGGCAGCCTCCGCCTCGACCTGTCGCAGTACCGCGAGCTGGAGTCGTTCGCGGCGTTCGCGTCCGACCTGGATCCGACGTCCAAGGCGCAGCTGGAACGCGGCGCCCGGCTGGTCGAGTTGCTCAAGCAGCCGCAGTACAGCCCGCTCTCGGTCGAGGAGCAGGTCGTCGCGATCTTCCTCGGCACCAAGGGCCACTTGGATTCGGTTCCCGTGGAAGACGTTCGGCGCTTCCAGACCGAATTCCTCGAGCACGTCAAGGCCAGCCATGACGACGTGTACCAGGGCATCCGGGAGAGCAAGAAGCTGCCCGAGGACGCCGAGAACAAGCTGACCGACATCGTCAACGAGTTCAAGAAGGGCTTCGCCGCGTCCGACGGCAGCTCCGTCGCCGTCGACACCGGGGCCGACGCCGAGGCCCTCGATCCCGACGACCTCGAGAAGGAATCGGTCAAGGTCCGCAAGCCGGCGCCGAAGAAGAACTAA
- a CDS encoding F0F1 ATP synthase subunit epsilon, with product MAEMHVEIVAVERELWSGDATFVFTRTTAGEIGILPRHIPLVAQLVDDAMVRVEREGEDDLRIAVDGGFLSVTDEAVRILVENAELESEINADEAKQDSESDDERTAAWGRARLRALGELD from the coding sequence GTGGCTGAGATGCACGTCGAGATCGTCGCGGTCGAACGCGAATTGTGGTCGGGTGACGCGACATTCGTGTTCACCCGCACCACGGCTGGCGAGATCGGCATCCTGCCGCGGCACATCCCGCTGGTCGCCCAACTGGTCGACGACGCCATGGTGCGCGTCGAGCGCGAGGGCGAGGACGATCTGCGCATCGCCGTCGACGGGGGATTCCTGTCCGTCACCGACGAGGCGGTACGCATCCTCGTCGAGAACGCCGAGCTCGAGTCGGAGATCAACGCCGACGAGGCCAAGCAGGATTCCGAGTCCGACGACGAGCGCACGGCAGCGTGGGGCAGGGCGCGACTGCGCGCCCTAGGCGAACTCGACTGA
- a CDS encoding F0F1 ATP synthase subunit gamma, with product MAATLRELRGRIRSAGSIKKITKAQEMIATSRISKAQARVQAARPYSTEITNMLTELAGASALDHPLLVERESPKRAAVLVVSSDRGLCGAYNSNVLRRSEELFSLLRDEGKDPVIYAVGRKALGYYSFRERPVAESWTGFSERPTYEHAREIADALVTSFMAGVDDEGDDPGDDGVLGVDEIHIVFTEFKSMLSQSAAALRIAPMVIEYVGEQEDGPQTLFSFEPNAEALFDALLPRYVATRVYSALLEAAASESAARRRAMKSATDNADDLIKALTLEANRERQAQITQEISEIVGGANALADAK from the coding sequence ATGGCAGCAACACTTCGCGAACTGCGCGGGCGCATCCGCTCGGCCGGGTCGATCAAGAAGATCACCAAGGCCCAGGAGATGATCGCGACGTCACGAATCTCGAAGGCGCAGGCCAGGGTTCAAGCAGCCCGGCCCTACTCCACCGAGATCACGAACATGCTCACCGAGCTCGCGGGTGCCAGCGCGCTGGACCACCCGCTGCTCGTCGAACGGGAGTCACCGAAGCGGGCCGCGGTGCTCGTGGTGTCCTCCGATCGCGGACTCTGCGGCGCGTACAACTCGAACGTCCTGCGTCGCTCCGAGGAGCTGTTCTCGTTGCTGCGTGACGAGGGCAAGGACCCCGTGATCTACGCGGTCGGTCGAAAGGCCCTCGGCTACTACAGCTTCCGCGAGCGGCCCGTCGCCGAGTCGTGGACCGGCTTCTCGGAGCGGCCCACCTACGAGCACGCCCGTGAGATCGCCGATGCGCTCGTCACGTCGTTCATGGCCGGGGTCGACGACGAGGGCGACGACCCGGGTGACGACGGCGTTCTCGGCGTCGACGAGATCCACATCGTCTTCACCGAATTCAAGTCGATGCTGTCGCAGTCGGCGGCGGCGCTGCGGATTGCGCCGATGGTGATCGAGTACGTCGGGGAGCAGGAGGACGGTCCGCAGACCCTGTTCTCCTTCGAGCCGAACGCCGAGGCGCTATTCGACGCACTGCTGCCGCGCTACGTGGCGACCCGCGTGTACTCGGCGCTACTCGAGGCGGCCGCGTCGGAGTCGGCGGCGCGTCGACGCGCGATGAAGTCGGCCACCGACAATGCCGACGACTTGATCAAGGCGTTGACGTTGGAAGCCAACCGTGAGCGCCAGGCCCAGATCACCCAGGAAATCAGCGAAATCGTCGGCGGCGCCAACGCGCTGGCCGACGCCAAGTAA
- a CDS encoding cob(I)yrinic acid a,c-diamide adenosyltransferase — translation MAVHLTRIYTRTGDDGSTGLSDFSRVSKNDPRLEAYADCDEANAAIGVAVATGNPDEKLLRVLRQIQNDLFDAGADLSTPVVENPEFPPLRITQEYIDRLESWCDEFNEPLPALTSFILPGGTPLSALLHVARTVARRAERSAWRAVDHHGDSVSVLPAKYLNRLSDLLFILSRVANPEGDVLWQPGGSTR, via the coding sequence ATGGCCGTCCACCTGACCCGCATCTACACCCGAACCGGCGACGACGGGTCCACCGGCCTGAGCGATTTCAGCAGGGTGTCCAAGAACGATCCCCGTCTGGAGGCATACGCCGACTGCGACGAGGCCAACGCCGCGATCGGCGTCGCCGTCGCCACGGGCAACCCCGACGAGAAGCTCCTCCGGGTGCTGCGCCAGATCCAGAACGACCTCTTCGACGCGGGCGCCGACCTGTCGACGCCGGTCGTCGAGAACCCCGAATTCCCTCCGCTGCGGATCACCCAGGAGTACATCGACCGGCTCGAGTCGTGGTGCGACGAGTTCAACGAACCGCTGCCCGCGCTGACGTCGTTCATCCTTCCCGGGGGCACGCCGCTGTCCGCGCTGCTGCACGTCGCGCGGACCGTGGCCCGGCGCGCGGAGCGCTCGGCCTGGCGCGCGGTCGACCACCACGGCGATTCGGTCAGCGTGCTGCCGGCGAAATACCTCAACCGGCTGTCGGACCTGCTGTTCATCCTGTCCCGCGTCGCGAACCCCGAGGGCGACGTGCTGTGGCAACCGGGCGGGTCGACCCGCTAG
- the atpD gene encoding F0F1 ATP synthase subunit beta, protein MTATADHSKTAGRVVRITGPVVDIEFPRGSVPELFNALHAEIGYEQMAKTLTLEVAQHLGDNLVRTISMQPTDGLVRGVEVIDTGASISVPVGDGVKGHVFNALGDCLDDPGYGKDFDHWSIHRKPPPFDELEPKTEMLETGLKVVDLLTPYVRGGKIALFGGAGVGKTVLIQEMINRIARNFGGTSVFAGVGERTREGNDLWVELADADVLKDTALVFGQMDEPPGTRMRVALSALTMAEYFRDEQNQDVLLFIDNIFRFTQAGSEVSTLLGRMPSAVGYQPTLADEMGELQERITSTRGHSITSMQAVYVPADDYTDPAPATTFAHLDATTELSRAVFSKGIFPAVDPLASSSTILDPSVVGDEHYRVAQEVIRILQRYKDLQDIIAILGVDELSEEDKQLVNRARRIERFLSQNMMAAEQFTGQPGSTVPLKETIEAFDKLSKGDFDHLPEQAFFLIGGLDDLAKKAETFGAKL, encoded by the coding sequence ATGACTGCTACCGCAGACCATTCCAAGACCGCGGGTCGCGTGGTCCGAATCACCGGCCCCGTCGTCGACATCGAGTTCCCGCGCGGTTCCGTGCCGGAGCTGTTCAACGCCCTGCATGCCGAGATCGGCTATGAGCAGATGGCCAAGACGCTCACCCTCGAGGTCGCCCAGCACCTCGGCGACAACCTGGTGCGCACCATCTCCATGCAGCCGACCGACGGCCTCGTCCGCGGCGTGGAGGTCATCGACACCGGGGCGTCGATCTCGGTGCCCGTCGGCGACGGCGTCAAGGGCCACGTGTTCAACGCCCTCGGCGACTGCCTCGACGATCCCGGCTACGGCAAGGACTTCGACCACTGGTCGATCCACCGCAAGCCGCCGCCCTTCGACGAGCTCGAGCCGAAGACCGAGATGCTCGAGACCGGTCTCAAGGTCGTCGACCTGCTGACCCCTTACGTCCGCGGTGGCAAGATCGCCCTGTTCGGCGGCGCCGGCGTCGGCAAGACCGTGCTCATCCAGGAGATGATCAACCGCATCGCCCGTAACTTCGGTGGCACCTCGGTGTTCGCCGGCGTGGGTGAGCGCACCCGTGAGGGCAACGACCTCTGGGTCGAGCTCGCCGACGCCGACGTGCTGAAGGACACCGCCCTCGTGTTCGGTCAGATGGACGAGCCGCCGGGCACCCGCATGCGCGTCGCGCTCTCGGCGCTGACCATGGCGGAGTACTTCCGCGACGAGCAGAACCAGGACGTGTTGTTGTTCATCGACAACATCTTCCGGTTCACGCAGGCCGGCTCCGAGGTCTCCACGCTGCTCGGCCGCATGCCGTCCGCGGTGGGTTACCAGCCCACGCTCGCCGACGAGATGGGTGAACTGCAGGAGCGCATCACCTCGACCCGCGGTCACTCGATCACCTCGATGCAGGCCGTGTACGTCCCCGCCGACGACTACACCGACCCGGCGCCCGCGACGACGTTCGCCCACCTCGACGCGACGACGGAGCTGTCACGCGCGGTGTTCTCGAAGGGCATCTTCCCGGCGGTGGACCCGCTGGCGTCGAGCTCGACGATCCTGGACCCGTCGGTGGTCGGCGACGAGCACTACCGCGTGGCGCAGGAAGTCATCCGAATCCTGCAGCGCTACAAGGACCTTCAGGACATCATCGCGATCCTCGGTGTCGACGAGCTGTCCGAGGAGGACAAGCAGCTGGTCAACCGGGCCCGTCGCATCGAGCGCTTCCTGAGCCAGAACATGATGGCGGCCGAGCAGTTCACCGGTCAGCCGGGCTCGACGGTGCCGCTGAAGGAGACCATCGAGGCCTTCGACAAGCTGAGCAAGGGCGACTTCGACCACCTGCCCGAGCAGGCGTTCTTCCTCATCGGCGGCCTGGACGATCTGGCCAAGAAGGCCGAGACCTTCGGCGCGAAGCTGTGA
- the murA gene encoding UDP-N-acetylglucosamine 1-carboxyvinyltransferase — protein sequence MSERFVVTGGTRLAGEVAVGGAKNSVLKLMAAALLAEGTSTITNCPDILDVPLMAEVLRGLGATVELDGDVVRITSPDELKYDADFAAVRQFRASVCVLGPLVGRCKKAKVALPGGDAIGSRPLDMHQAGLRQLGARCNIEHGCVVAEADHLRGAEIQLEFPSVGATENILMAAVLAEGVTTIHNAAREPDVVDLCEMLNQMGAQVSGGGSSTMTITGVDRLYPTEHRVIGDRIVAATWGIAAAMTRGDISVTGVDPQHLQLVLHKLHDAGATVTQHDNGFRIVQYDRPRAVNMATLPFPGFPTDLQPMAIGLASIADGTSMITENVFEARFRFVEEMIRLGADARTDGHHAVVRGIPQLSSAPVWASDIRAGAGLVLAGLVADGDTEVHDVFHIDRGYPLFVENLVSLGAEIERVT from the coding sequence GTGAGTGAGCGATTCGTGGTGACCGGCGGTACTCGGTTAGCTGGCGAAGTCGCAGTCGGCGGCGCGAAGAACAGCGTGCTCAAGCTGATGGCCGCAGCGCTGCTGGCCGAGGGTACGAGCACCATCACGAACTGCCCTGACATCCTCGACGTCCCGCTGATGGCGGAGGTGTTGCGCGGTCTCGGCGCGACGGTCGAACTCGACGGCGACGTCGTGCGCATCACCTCACCCGACGAGCTCAAGTACGACGCGGACTTCGCCGCCGTGCGCCAGTTCAGGGCGTCGGTGTGCGTCCTCGGCCCGCTCGTCGGCCGATGTAAGAAGGCGAAGGTGGCGCTGCCGGGAGGGGACGCCATCGGCTCGCGGCCGTTGGACATGCATCAGGCCGGCCTGCGCCAGCTGGGTGCGCGCTGCAACATCGAGCACGGCTGCGTGGTCGCGGAGGCCGACCACCTGCGCGGCGCGGAGATCCAGCTGGAGTTCCCCTCCGTCGGCGCGACCGAGAACATCCTCATGGCGGCGGTGCTGGCGGAGGGCGTCACGACCATTCACAACGCGGCGCGGGAGCCCGACGTCGTCGACCTGTGCGAGATGCTCAACCAGATGGGCGCGCAGGTCTCCGGCGGCGGGTCCTCGACCATGACCATCACCGGCGTCGACCGCCTGTACCCGACCGAGCACCGCGTCATCGGCGATCGCATCGTCGCCGCGACGTGGGGGATCGCCGCCGCCATGACGCGCGGTGACATCTCGGTCACCGGGGTCGATCCGCAGCACCTGCAGTTGGTCCTGCACAAGCTGCACGACGCGGGGGCCACGGTCACCCAGCACGACAATGGCTTTCGCATCGTCCAGTACGACCGGCCCAGGGCCGTCAACATGGCGACGCTGCCCTTCCCCGGATTCCCGACGGATCTACAGCCGATGGCGATCGGCCTCGCGTCGATCGCCGACGGCACATCGATGATCACCGAGAACGTCTTCGAGGCGCGGTTCCGGTTCGTCGAGGAGATGATCCGGCTCGGCGCCGACGCGCGGACCGATGGTCACCACGCCGTCGTCAGGGGGATACCGCAGCTGTCGAGCGCACCGGTGTGGGCGTCCGACATCCGCGCCGGCGCCGGTCTGGTCCTGGCCGGGCTCGTCGCCGACGGCGACACCGAGGTGCACGACGTGTTCCACATCGACCGCGGGTATCCGCTGTTCGTCGAGAACCTGGTGAGCCTCGGGGCCGAAATCGAGCGCGTCACATAG
- a CDS encoding DUF2550 domain-containing protein: protein MSASMMIMVALVGVLLAVVGALTYRLWKLRQVGGSAAILRDAPAVGGHGWRHGVVRYRGGEAGFYRLSSLRWWPDRRLSRRGIEVVSRRSPRGDEFDIMSAEIVVLELRDTDPDSRRGYEIALDRAALTAFTSWLESRPSPRARRRPT, encoded by the coding sequence ATGAGCGCGTCCATGATGATCATGGTCGCGCTGGTCGGCGTGCTGCTGGCGGTCGTCGGTGCGCTGACCTACCGGTTGTGGAAGTTGCGGCAGGTGGGCGGTTCCGCCGCCATCCTGCGGGACGCCCCCGCGGTCGGCGGTCACGGATGGCGCCACGGCGTGGTGCGCTACCGCGGCGGCGAGGCCGGGTTCTATCGGCTGTCGAGTCTGCGGTGGTGGCCAGACCGCCGGCTGTCGCGGCGGGGCATCGAAGTGGTGTCGCGCCGCTCGCCCCGCGGCGACGAGTTCGACATCATGAGCGCCGAGATCGTGGTCCTGGAGTTGCGCGACACCGATCCGGACAGTCGCCGGGGCTACGAGATCGCCCTCGACCGCGCGGCACTGACGGCGTTCACGTCGTGGCTGGAATCGCGCCCGTCACCACGCGCCCGCCGGCGGCCGACCTAG